In Liquorilactobacillus nagelii DSM 13675, the following proteins share a genomic window:
- the yaaA gene encoding peroxide stress protein YaaA, giving the protein MKIVISPAKKMVVDDDFDYIGQPQFLADTQQLLNWLQSLSYLELKQVWRCSDKLVQLNWQNIKTLILTEPVLTPAVMSYNGIQFQAMGPQLFTEKALRRCQNDLYILSGFYGLLRAMEGIKPYRLEMQAKIHLREFRNLYDFWGDKLYRELFSSHEPVVNLASKEYAKTIEKYLRPDDNWVTCVFKEAHNGKLRQLATAAKRARGNMVRFIVENEIRKVVDLKSFSIEGYRFSTELSTMKELVFLK; this is encoded by the coding sequence ATGAAAATAGTTATTTCTCCTGCCAAAAAAATGGTAGTTGATGACGACTTTGACTACATTGGACAACCGCAGTTCTTAGCGGATACGCAGCAACTGTTAAACTGGCTTCAATCGCTGAGTTATCTTGAACTTAAACAGGTTTGGCGCTGTAGTGACAAACTTGTTCAGCTTAATTGGCAAAATATAAAAACTTTGATTTTGACAGAACCAGTTTTAACACCTGCCGTCATGAGTTACAATGGAATTCAATTTCAGGCAATGGGGCCACAGTTGTTTACAGAAAAAGCACTAAGGCGCTGTCAAAATGATTTATATATTCTTTCTGGATTTTATGGCCTTTTAAGGGCGATGGAGGGAATAAAACCTTATCGATTAGAGATGCAGGCTAAGATTCATTTACGAGAATTCAGAAATTTATATGATTTTTGGGGCGATAAATTATATCGAGAACTGTTTAGCTCTCATGAACCGGTCGTTAACCTTGCATCTAAAGAATATGCAAAGACAATTGAAAAATATTTACGTCCAGATGATAATTGGGTTACGTGTGTTTTTAAAGAAGCTCACAATGGAAAGTTGCGACAATTGGCAACAGCAGCTAAACGTGCTCGGGGCAATATGGTACGGTTTATTGTTGAAAATGAGATTAGAAAAGTAGTTGATTTGAAAAGTTTTTCGATTGAAGGATATAGGTTTTCAACTGAATTATCAACCATGAAGGAATTAGTTTTTCTTAAGTAG
- a CDS encoding alpha/beta hydrolase → MLKKRNLIWLISLIIITVILGIPSAIWMKKEVKSDRAAHRSALDPVIMVPGSSATQNRFDSLVKIINQGSARPHSLIKVTVERNNKLRISGKLLNHDHRPFMVIAFADNADGYQPVQRQAAWMNIAVNQLEKIYGFNRFSGIGHSNGGLIWTLYLEKYFNQNRFSIDRLMTIGTPYNFKERNPKKQTNILKELINGRKKLPKHLTVYSINGSINYTTDGLVSAESVATGKYIFQGQVAHYTRITVTGNNTEHSDLPQNQQIIKLIKQNILENQNPQVERK, encoded by the coding sequence TTGCTTAAAAAAAGAAATTTAATCTGGTTAATCAGTTTAATTATAATTACAGTAATTCTAGGGATTCCTTCAGCAATTTGGATGAAAAAAGAAGTTAAATCAGATCGAGCTGCTCATCGTTCGGCGCTTGACCCAGTAATTATGGTGCCGGGGTCTAGTGCAACACAAAATCGTTTTGATAGTTTAGTGAAAATTATTAATCAAGGATCAGCTCGACCGCATAGCTTGATTAAAGTAACGGTTGAACGGAATAATAAATTGCGGATTAGTGGCAAACTATTGAATCATGATCATCGACCATTTATGGTGATTGCATTTGCAGACAATGCAGATGGATATCAACCGGTGCAGCGTCAGGCCGCTTGGATGAATATCGCTGTTAACCAGCTTGAGAAAATATATGGATTTAATCGTTTTTCAGGTATCGGCCATTCAAATGGTGGCTTAATTTGGACACTATATCTAGAAAAATACTTTAATCAAAATCGGTTTTCGATTGATCGCTTAATGACCATTGGAACCCCTTATAATTTTAAAGAACGTAATCCCAAGAAACAAACTAATATTTTAAAAGAACTGATAAACGGGAGGAAAAAATTACCAAAGCATTTAACTGTCTATTCAATAAATGGAAGTATCAATTATACAACGGATGGTTTGGTATCGGCTGAAAGTGTGGCAACTGGAAAATATATTTTTCAAGGACAGGTAGCCCACTATACTCGAATTACAGTTACTGGGAATAATACTGAGCATTCGGATTTGCCTCAAAACCAGCAAATCATTAAACTAATCAAACAAAACATTTTAGAAAATCAGAATCCACAAGTAGAGCGTAAATAA